One part of the Acidimicrobiia bacterium genome encodes these proteins:
- a CDS encoding DUF4097 family beta strand repeat-containing protein — MAAAIAALVVFVLFTGALVAVVVARNTRRVADDELTFDGIEHVDVEIDAGSVRVVAHDGARLTVHRHMRYGRRRPQTRETRAGTTLQISVTPPRGPLEGWWWIDYELVVPAGTGVRARTAAGPLAVDGVRGDVDLASNAGRIAVNGCAGALQLHSDAGSIEVDGARSGCVKAHTDAGHVRLVFASVPDDVDATSNAGAVEVVLPGGPYRVDARTDGGDVRIGVATDPNASRSVRARSHAGSVLVNALPAG, encoded by the coding sequence GTGGCAGCGGCGATCGCGGCGCTCGTCGTGTTCGTGCTGTTCACCGGCGCGCTCGTCGCGGTCGTCGTCGCGCGCAACACACGGCGCGTCGCCGACGACGAGCTGACGTTCGACGGCATCGAGCACGTCGACGTCGAGATCGACGCCGGCAGCGTCCGCGTCGTGGCGCACGACGGCGCCCGCCTCACCGTGCATCGGCACATGCGCTACGGACGACGGCGGCCGCAGACGCGGGAGACGCGCGCCGGGACGACGCTGCAGATCTCGGTCACCCCACCGCGCGGCCCGCTGGAGGGCTGGTGGTGGATCGACTACGAGCTGGTCGTCCCCGCCGGCACCGGTGTCCGTGCACGGACGGCCGCAGGCCCGCTCGCGGTCGACGGCGTGCGCGGCGACGTCGACCTCGCCAGCAACGCGGGCCGCATCGCGGTCAACGGTTGCGCGGGCGCGCTGCAGCTGCACAGCGACGCAGGCTCGATCGAGGTGGACGGCGCGCGGAGCGGGTGCGTGAAGGCGCACACCGACGCCGGCCACGTCCGGCTGGTGTTCGCCAGCGTGCCCGACGACGTCGACGCGACGAGCAACGCGGGCGCGGTCGAGGTCGTGCTGCCCGGTGGTCCGTACCGCGTGGACGCGCGCACGGACGGCGGCGACGTGCGCATCGGCGTCGCGACCGACCCGAACGCTTCGCGCTCCGTCCGCGCGCGCTCGCACGCGGGGTCCGTGCTCGTCAACGCTCTGCCGGCCGGCTGA
- a CDS encoding AMP-binding protein, with product MRATYEHPRAAEYRKPSGPWDIPSLDELLTRAARLARDDVVVDPSAGVRLNAEQLDDLIARVAGGLREAGVRRGDVVAWQAPNWYEAIVLYRACWRIGALAAPVHHLAGPSDVDRMLAQVEPRLALSREDVRGPASTFATLASSAPFRGSAARPSDLAVVLFTSGSTGGPKAVLHSQRGLAYKGRVMARCHALTMQDSILMPAPLAHVSGLLNAVLIPGLVPMKTVLMDRWSPDAGVDAIAGERITFMIGPPTFFVGLLSADRFSEAAVESLRLVSSGGAGVTPAFVADAAERLGARVKRTYGSTEAPTVTTSTANDPDDRARETDGRSTGGAELRVTDPATGRAVKHGDTGELWLRGPELFVGYADAKQTRDAVTRGWFRTGDLATVDRDGWLTIVGRMKDIIIRGGENIAAAEVEGVLESHPAVRQAVAVGYPDDRLGERVCAFVVSDRDLTVDDARAWFETRGVARFKTPERVVRVDELPVLAAGKVDRAALRDRARQQ from the coding sequence GTGCGCGCGACCTACGAGCATCCCCGGGCGGCCGAGTACCGCAAGCCGTCCGGACCATGGGACATCCCGTCGCTCGACGAGCTCCTCACGCGCGCGGCACGGCTCGCGCGCGACGACGTCGTCGTCGACCCGTCCGCCGGTGTCCGGCTGAACGCGGAGCAGCTCGACGACCTCATCGCGCGCGTCGCGGGCGGGCTGCGGGAAGCGGGCGTGCGGCGCGGCGACGTCGTCGCGTGGCAGGCCCCGAACTGGTACGAGGCGATCGTGCTGTACCGCGCGTGCTGGCGCATCGGTGCGCTCGCGGCGCCCGTGCACCATCTCGCCGGACCGTCGGACGTCGACCGGATGCTCGCGCAGGTCGAACCGCGACTGGCCCTCTCGCGCGAAGACGTGCGCGGGCCCGCGTCCACGTTCGCGACGCTCGCGAGCAGCGCGCCGTTCCGCGGGTCCGCGGCGCGGCCGAGCGATCTGGCGGTCGTCCTGTTCACGTCCGGCTCGACCGGTGGCCCAAAGGCCGTGCTGCACAGCCAGCGCGGCCTCGCGTACAAGGGCCGTGTCATGGCGCGCTGCCACGCCCTGACGATGCAGGACTCGATCCTGATGCCCGCGCCGCTCGCGCACGTCTCCGGACTGTTGAACGCGGTGCTGATCCCGGGCCTCGTGCCGATGAAGACCGTGCTCATGGACCGTTGGTCACCCGACGCCGGCGTCGACGCCATCGCTGGCGAGCGGATCACGTTCATGATCGGTCCGCCGACGTTCTTCGTCGGGCTGTTGAGCGCGGACCGGTTCAGCGAAGCGGCCGTGGAGTCGCTGCGCCTCGTCTCGAGCGGTGGCGCGGGTGTGACGCCGGCGTTCGTCGCCGACGCGGCCGAGCGGTTGGGCGCGCGCGTGAAGCGCACGTACGGGTCGACCGAGGCGCCCACCGTCACGACGAGCACCGCGAACGATCCCGACGACCGTGCGCGTGAGACGGACGGCCGCTCGACCGGTGGGGCCGAGCTGCGCGTCACCGATCCCGCGACGGGACGCGCGGTCAAGCACGGTGACACCGGCGAGCTGTGGTTGCGCGGCCCGGAGCTGTTCGTCGGCTACGCGGACGCCAAGCAGACGCGCGACGCCGTCACGCGGGGCTGGTTCCGTACGGGCGACCTGGCGACCGTCGACCGCGACGGATGGCTCACGATCGTCGGCCGGATGAAGGACATCATCATCCGCGGCGGCGAGAACATCGCGGCCGCCGAGGTCGAAGGGGTCCTCGAGTCCCACCCGGCGGTGCGTCAGGCCGTCGCGGTCGGCTACCCGGACGACCGGCTGGGCGAGCGCGTGTGCGCGTTCGTCGTGAGCGACCGCGACCTCACGGTGGACGACGCGCGCGCGTGGTTCGAGACGCGGGGTGTCGCGCGGTTCAAGACGCCCGAGCGCGTGGTGCGCGTCGACGAGCTCCCCGTCCTCGCCGCGGGCAAGGTCGACCGCGCCGCGCTGCGGGACCGCGCCCGCCAGCAGTAA
- a CDS encoding glycoside hydrolase family 43 protein yields MDRRGRRGVGFAAAATVALVAVLAGCAYTNPVSAPPDPAGLPDPFVVLVNGVYHAYTTNGPDVDHPTMNIQHVTSTDLVHWSAPTDVLPTLPSWAVAGRTWAPSVLVRGGASPTYVLYFTAQPADRATNGTHCIGTAVASTPDGPFTPRATPLVCQTDHNGAIDPSAFVDPVNGQAFLFWKSEDNLFVPARPTIIWAQPLSADGLSFASGSAPSAVMTASSNWEHGQIEAPAMTYDAASGRYVVFYAGHYWYNEPAYGTGWAVCTRTATGFAAGSCTRGQSTQWIASTAHACAPAGVEVFSDNAGYRWLAYHAYVGPADPSTGKCTGARKLRIDKLCFANGVPRTNAPSTGAQTLTRTANCATDIP; encoded by the coding sequence ATGGATCGACGCGGTCGCCGCGGCGTCGGGTTCGCCGCCGCGGCGACCGTCGCGCTCGTTGCCGTGCTCGCGGGTTGCGCGTACACCAACCCGGTCTCCGCACCACCCGATCCGGCCGGCCTGCCCGACCCGTTCGTCGTCCTCGTCAACGGCGTGTACCACGCGTACACGACGAACGGTCCCGACGTGGACCACCCGACGATGAACATCCAGCACGTCACGTCGACCGACCTCGTGCACTGGAGCGCGCCGACGGACGTCCTGCCGACGCTGCCGTCGTGGGCGGTCGCCGGGCGGACGTGGGCGCCGAGCGTCCTCGTGCGCGGCGGCGCGTCGCCGACCTACGTCCTGTACTTCACGGCCCAGCCCGCGGACCGCGCCACGAACGGCACGCACTGCATCGGCACGGCCGTCGCGTCGACACCGGACGGGCCGTTCACGCCGCGTGCGACGCCGCTCGTGTGCCAGACGGACCACAACGGTGCGATCGATCCGAGCGCGTTCGTCGATCCCGTGAACGGGCAGGCGTTCCTGTTCTGGAAGAGCGAGGACAACCTGTTCGTTCCCGCGCGCCCGACGATCATCTGGGCGCAACCGCTCTCCGCCGACGGACTGTCGTTCGCGAGCGGCTCGGCGCCGTCGGCGGTCATGACGGCGTCCTCGAACTGGGAGCACGGTCAGATCGAGGCCCCGGCGATGACGTACGACGCGGCGAGTGGTCGCTACGTCGTCTTCTACGCCGGGCACTACTGGTACAACGAGCCCGCGTACGGCACCGGGTGGGCGGTCTGCACACGCACCGCGACGGGGTTCGCCGCCGGGTCCTGCACCCGAGGCCAGTCCACGCAGTGGATCGCGTCGACGGCGCACGCGTGTGCGCCCGCGGGCGTGGAGGTGTTCTCCGACAACGCCGGCTACCGCTGGCTCGCGTACCACGCGTACGTGGGACCGGCCGATCCGTCGACGGGGAAGTGCACCGGCGCGCGGAAGCTCCGCATCGACAAGCTCTGCTTCGCCAACGGCGTCCCACGGACGAACGCGCCGTCGACGGGCGCGCAGACCCTCACGCGGACCGCGAACTGCGCGACCGACATCCCGTAG
- a CDS encoding acyl-CoA dehydrogenase family protein: protein MASHGTDPFAEDDDRQALRKLARDVAERELAPMARHWDETEEFPQASWDALRKAELFGITIGERYGGAGMGDVESSIVLEELARVDVSSAILAQLIFNGPPRAIEHLGSDGLKERWLPMAATGEALFCIGISESEAGSAVTNMRARLTPDGDGYRLDAYKNYVTGGHKARACLVWCRFPGSEGAKGIGAVVVDLESDGVSVAGTHEKMGLRGTSEAELAFDGVRVEPGDVLLAGDPSNSDAFKTLISHINHERCGNAAMCLGAAQGAFEYAVRYVNERTIGGQPLAKLQGLQWKLADMATQLESARLLLQRAVHLAGPHGTPPALETAMAKSAANLAAKFVCDEAIQLLGGYGYSREYPVERAYRDIRGLCIGAGTVEIQRNFIGSNVVKGATTVSAGWRNPLVG, encoded by the coding sequence GTGGCCTCACACGGAACCGATCCCTTTGCCGAGGACGACGACCGCCAAGCCCTGCGCAAGCTGGCGCGCGACGTCGCGGAGCGTGAGCTCGCACCGATGGCGCGTCACTGGGACGAGACCGAGGAGTTCCCGCAGGCGTCCTGGGACGCGCTGCGCAAGGCCGAGCTGTTCGGCATCACGATCGGCGAGCGCTACGGCGGCGCGGGGATGGGCGACGTCGAGTCGTCGATCGTGCTCGAGGAGCTCGCGCGGGTCGACGTGTCGTCCGCCATCCTGGCCCAGCTCATCTTCAACGGACCGCCGCGCGCGATCGAGCACCTCGGCAGCGACGGGCTCAAGGAGCGGTGGCTGCCGATGGCCGCGACGGGCGAGGCGCTGTTCTGCATCGGCATCAGCGAGAGCGAGGCGGGCTCGGCGGTCACGAACATGCGCGCCCGCCTGACGCCCGACGGCGACGGCTACCGCCTCGACGCGTACAAGAACTACGTGACGGGCGGCCACAAGGCCCGCGCGTGCCTCGTGTGGTGCCGCTTCCCGGGCAGCGAGGGCGCGAAGGGCATCGGCGCGGTCGTCGTCGACCTCGAGTCGGACGGCGTCAGCGTCGCGGGGACGCACGAGAAGATGGGGCTACGCGGCACGAGCGAGGCGGAGCTCGCGTTCGACGGCGTGCGCGTGGAACCCGGCGACGTGCTCCTCGCGGGCGACCCGTCGAACAGCGACGCGTTCAAGACGTTGATCTCGCACATCAACCACGAACGGTGCGGCAACGCGGCGATGTGCCTGGGTGCCGCGCAAGGCGCGTTCGAGTACGCGGTGCGCTACGTGAACGAGCGGACGATCGGCGGGCAGCCGCTCGCGAAGCTGCAGGGACTGCAGTGGAAGCTCGCGGACATGGCGACGCAGCTCGAGAGCGCGCGCCTGCTGCTGCAACGCGCGGTGCACCTCGCCGGACCACACGGCACTCCGCCGGCGCTCGAGACCGCGATGGCGAAGTCCGCCGCGAACCTCGCCGCGAAGTTCGTGTGCGACGAGGCGATCCAGCTCCTCGGCGGCTACGGGTACAGCCGCGAGTACCCCGTCGAGCGCGCGTATCGCGACATCCGCGGGCTGTGCATCGGCGCGGGAACCGTCGAGATCCAGCGCAACTTCATCGGCTCGAACGTCGTGAAGGGTGCGACGACCGTGAGCGCGGGCTGGCGCAACCCGCTCGTCGGCTGA
- a CDS encoding acyl-CoA dehydrogenase family protein: MDFELSEDQLALRDGARELLDGLAPTSRVRGVVEAGGGYDAELWAAMVEQGWTALELPESSGGLGLGTVETAVLLEEVGRHVAPAPFLSTVLALGALHRAGHDERVGDLLATGSIACIAWSAARDAVRAARDGDAWVLSGRPDPTLYAPSASLAVVFALDGDDVPGLFAVDLDAVDRPAREPAIDQTRELGWLTFDRTPAVRLGGADAVDTLLDRGAAGLSAEMLGSASRALDMAVEYAKDRVQFGRPIGSFQAVKHRCADMLVDVEGMRSTAYWAAWCIGADDPDASVSASTAKVWCSDAGKRVMASALQVHGGVGFTWEHDLHLFLKRTQLDQLTFGDAAFHRRRLAAMLRPRVEAGESVI, from the coding sequence ATGGACTTCGAGTTGTCGGAGGATCAGCTCGCGCTGCGTGACGGGGCGCGGGAGCTGCTCGACGGGCTCGCGCCGACGTCGCGCGTGCGCGGCGTCGTCGAGGCGGGCGGCGGCTACGACGCCGAGCTGTGGGCGGCGATGGTCGAGCAGGGCTGGACGGCGCTCGAGCTGCCCGAGTCGTCGGGTGGGCTCGGGCTCGGGACCGTCGAGACGGCCGTCCTCCTCGAGGAGGTCGGCCGCCACGTCGCTCCCGCGCCGTTCCTCTCGACGGTGCTGGCGCTCGGCGCGTTGCACCGCGCCGGCCACGACGAGCGCGTCGGCGATCTCCTCGCGACCGGGTCGATCGCGTGCATCGCGTGGAGTGCGGCGCGCGACGCCGTCCGTGCGGCACGCGATGGTGACGCGTGGGTGCTGAGCGGGCGTCCGGATCCCACGTTGTACGCGCCGTCGGCGTCTCTGGCGGTCGTGTTCGCGCTCGACGGTGACGACGTGCCCGGACTGTTCGCCGTCGATCTCGACGCCGTCGACCGTCCCGCACGGGAGCCGGCGATCGACCAGACGCGCGAGCTCGGATGGCTCACCTTCGACCGGACGCCGGCGGTACGCCTCGGTGGCGCCGACGCCGTCGACACGCTCCTCGACCGCGGCGCGGCCGGCCTCTCCGCCGAGATGCTCGGCAGCGCGTCACGCGCGCTCGACATGGCGGTCGAGTACGCGAAGGACCGCGTGCAGTTCGGGCGGCCGATCGGCAGCTTCCAGGCCGTCAAGCACCGCTGCGCCGACATGCTCGTCGACGTCGAGGGCATGCGCTCAACCGCGTACTGGGCCGCGTGGTGCATCGGCGCGGACGACCCGGACGCGTCCGTGAGCGCGTCGACCGCGAAGGTGTGGTGCTCCGACGCGGGGAAGCGCGTGATGGCGTCCGCGCTGCAGGTGCACGGCGGCGTCGGGTTCACCTGGGAGCACGACCTGCACCTGTTCCTCAAGCGCACGCAGCTCGACCAGCTGACCTTCGGCGACGCCGCGTTCCATCGCCGGCGGCTCGCGGCCATGCTCCGGCCGAGGGTCGAGGCCGGCGAGAGCGTCATCTGA
- a CDS encoding aldehyde dehydrogenase family protein: protein MQDRDKLYIDGSWVPSAGSDTIDVINAATEEVMGRVPDGTPADVDQAVAAARRAFPAWSATPVDERAKYLQRLSEGLGARSDEIAATVSGEVGMPLMWSKMIQAGLPTAVMGSYVDIANNFTFEEQVGNSLVVREPVGVVGCITPWNYPLHQIVAKVAPALAAGCTVVLKPSEVAPLSAFILAEIVDDVGLPPGVFNLVCGTGKTVGEAIASHPDIDMVSFTGSTRAGKRVAELAAQTVKRVALELGGKSPFVILPGADVDAAVTAGIGSCYMNSGQTCIAWTRMLVPRAQHDEIVAKAKEIAEGFALGDPADETHMGIGPVISDAQRKRVRKYIKKGIEEGATLVTGGPEKPRGFRKGYYVKPTVFANVRNDMTIAQEEIFGPVLSIIPYDDEEDAIRIANDTVYGLHAGVFGPDDESAMRVARRLQAGQVDINGQKFNPLAPFGGYKQSGSGRELGQYGLEEFLEVKSLQL from the coding sequence ATGCAGGATCGCGACAAGCTCTACATCGACGGGTCGTGGGTGCCCTCCGCGGGCAGCGACACGATCGACGTCATCAACGCGGCCACCGAGGAGGTGATGGGCCGCGTCCCCGACGGGACGCCGGCCGACGTCGACCAGGCCGTCGCCGCGGCCAGGCGCGCGTTCCCCGCGTGGAGCGCGACACCGGTCGACGAGCGCGCCAAGTACCTGCAGCGCCTGTCCGAGGGCCTCGGCGCGCGCAGCGACGAGATCGCCGCGACCGTCAGCGGCGAGGTCGGCATGCCGCTGATGTGGTCGAAGATGATCCAGGCCGGCCTGCCCACCGCGGTGATGGGCAGCTACGTCGACATCGCGAACAACTTCACGTTCGAGGAGCAGGTCGGCAACTCCCTCGTCGTGCGCGAGCCCGTCGGCGTCGTCGGCTGCATCACCCCGTGGAACTACCCGCTCCACCAGATCGTCGCGAAGGTCGCGCCCGCGCTCGCCGCCGGCTGCACCGTCGTGTTGAAGCCGAGCGAGGTCGCGCCGCTGAGCGCGTTCATCCTCGCCGAGATCGTCGACGACGTCGGCCTGCCGCCGGGCGTGTTCAACCTCGTGTGCGGGACCGGCAAGACCGTCGGTGAGGCGATCGCGTCGCACCCCGACATCGACATGGTGTCGTTCACCGGCTCGACACGCGCGGGCAAGCGCGTCGCCGAGCTCGCGGCGCAGACGGTGAAGCGCGTCGCGCTCGAGCTCGGCGGGAAGTCGCCGTTCGTGATCCTGCCCGGTGCGGACGTCGACGCCGCGGTCACCGCGGGCATCGGCAGCTGCTACATGAACTCGGGCCAGACGTGCATCGCGTGGACGCGGATGCTCGTGCCGCGCGCGCAGCACGACGAGATCGTCGCGAAGGCGAAGGAGATCGCCGAGGGCTTCGCGCTCGGCGACCCGGCCGACGAGACGCACATGGGCATCGGTCCCGTCATCTCCGACGCGCAACGCAAGCGCGTCCGGAAGTACATCAAGAAGGGGATCGAGGAGGGCGCGACGCTCGTCACCGGTGGCCCCGAGAAGCCGAGGGGCTTCCGCAAGGGCTACTACGTGAAGCCGACCGTCTTCGCGAACGTGCGCAACGACATGACGATCGCGCAGGAGGAGATCTTCGGCCCGGTGCTGTCGATCATCCCCTACGACGACGAGGAGGACGCGATCCGCATTGCCAACGACACCGTCTATGGGCTGCACGCGGGCGTGTTCGGCCCGGACGACGAGTCCGCGATGCGTGTCGCGCGGCGGTTGCAGGCGGGCCAGGTCGACATCAACGGCCAGAAGTTCAACCCGCTCGCGCCGTTCGGGGGCTACAAGCAGTCGGGGAGCGGTCGCGAGCTCGGCCAGTACGGGCTCGAGGAGTTCCTCGAGGTGAAGTCGCTGCAGCTCTAG
- a CDS encoding MBL fold metallo-hydrolase, whose protein sequence is MTERLYFRQLLAGRDFARDDPIARQMVNFAYVIGDRETGDAVLVDPAYGVAELVDVVRGDGMRVTGALATHWHPDHVGGDLMGYPIQGVRELLAIDGGVPVHVQRDEAWGVKRVTGASDSDLVLHDGGDVLEVGAIPITFLHTPGHTPGSQCFLLDGRLVAGDTLFLDGCGRTDLPGGDATQMYESLTQRLAKIPDDTVLYPGHLYSPEPSATMGETRRRNYVFRLKTLDQWLTMFGDGS, encoded by the coding sequence GTGACCGAGCGTCTCTATTTCCGGCAGCTGCTCGCGGGACGCGACTTCGCGCGCGACGACCCGATCGCGCGCCAGATGGTCAACTTCGCGTACGTCATCGGCGACCGCGAGACGGGCGACGCGGTGCTCGTCGACCCGGCGTACGGCGTCGCGGAGCTCGTCGACGTCGTACGGGGCGACGGCATGCGCGTGACGGGCGCGCTCGCCACGCACTGGCATCCGGACCACGTCGGCGGCGACCTGATGGGCTACCCGATCCAGGGCGTGCGCGAGCTGCTGGCGATCGACGGCGGCGTGCCCGTCCACGTCCAGCGGGACGAGGCGTGGGGCGTGAAGCGCGTGACGGGCGCGTCCGACAGCGACCTCGTGCTGCACGACGGCGGCGACGTGCTCGAGGTCGGCGCGATCCCGATCACGTTCCTGCACACGCCCGGCCACACGCCGGGAAGCCAGTGCTTCCTGCTCGACGGCCGGCTCGTCGCGGGCGACACGCTCTTCCTCGACGGCTGCGGTCGCACCGATCTGCCCGGCGGCGACGCGACGCAGATGTACGAGAGCCTCACGCAGCGGCTCGCCAAGATCCCCGACGACACCGTCCTCTACCCCGGTCACCTCTACTCACCCGAACCGTCCGCGACGATGGGCGAGACGCGCCGGCGCAACTACGTGTTCCGGCTCAAGACGCTCGACCAGTGGCTGACGATGTTCGGCGACGGGTCCTGA
- a CDS encoding citrate synthase codes for MTEPPAVLRHGDNEIELPVVRGTEDELGVDISKLRAQTGLVTLDYGFVNTASCESAITYIDGDAGILRYRGIPIEEMAEHGSFLETSYLLIYGKLPTREELDTFRYGIRKHTLLHEDAKRFFDGFPKDAHPMGILSSVVSALSTFYQDTEDPHDPAGVQLQITRLMAKLPTIAAYSYKKSIGQPFLYPNNKLDLIENFLTMMFAVPSEPYEVSQNVVHALKLLLILHADHEQNCSTSTVRLAGSSEANLYASIAAGINALWGPLHGGANQAVVEMLEKIRADGGDIQKYVKMAKDPDNHFRLSGFGHRVYKNYDPRARIIKNVAHDVIAELNRMDDLLDLALQLEDVALNDEYFVERKLYPNVDFYSGLIYRAMGFPTQMFPVLFAIGRLPGWIAHWKEMMEDPRTKIGRPRQIYVGEVEQEYVPIDER; via the coding sequence ATGACTGAACCCCCCGCCGTACTCCGCCACGGCGACAACGAGATCGAGCTCCCGGTCGTGCGGGGCACCGAGGACGAGCTCGGTGTCGACATCTCCAAGCTGCGCGCGCAGACCGGTCTCGTCACCCTCGACTACGGATTCGTCAACACGGCGTCGTGCGAGTCCGCCATCACCTACATCGACGGCGACGCCGGCATCCTCCGCTACCGGGGCATCCCGATCGAGGAGATGGCCGAGCACGGGTCGTTCCTCGAGACGTCCTACCTCCTGATCTACGGGAAGCTGCCGACGCGCGAGGAGCTCGACACGTTCCGGTACGGGATCCGCAAGCACACGCTGCTGCACGAGGACGCCAAGCGGTTCTTCGACGGCTTCCCGAAGGACGCGCACCCGATGGGCATCCTGTCGTCCGTCGTCAGCGCGCTGTCGACCTTCTACCAGGACACGGAGGACCCTCACGACCCTGCGGGCGTGCAGCTGCAGATCACGCGTCTGATGGCGAAGCTCCCGACCATCGCGGCGTACTCGTACAAGAAGTCGATCGGACAGCCGTTCCTGTACCCGAACAACAAGCTCGACCTCATCGAGAACTTCCTCACGATGATGTTCGCGGTGCCGTCCGAGCCGTACGAGGTCTCGCAGAACGTCGTGCACGCGCTGAAGCTGCTGCTCATCCTGCACGCGGACCACGAGCAGAACTGCTCGACCTCGACCGTGCGTCTGGCGGGCTCCAGCGAGGCGAACCTCTACGCGTCGATCGCCGCAGGCATCAACGCGCTGTGGGGTCCGCTGCACGGCGGCGCGAACCAGGCCGTCGTCGAGATGCTGGAGAAGATCCGCGCCGACGGCGGCGACATCCAGAAGTACGTGAAGATGGCGAAGGACCCCGACAACCACTTCCGGCTGTCGGGGTTCGGTCACCGCGTCTACAAGAACTACGACCCGCGCGCGCGGATCATCAAGAACGTCGCGCACGACGTCATCGCCGAGCTCAACCGCATGGACGACCTGCTCGACCTAGCCCTGCAGCTCGAGGACGTCGCGCTCAACGACGAGTACTTCGTCGAGCGGAAGCTGTACCCGAACGTCGACTTCTACTCGGGCCTCATCTACCGGGCGATGGGCTTCCCCACACAGATGTTCCCGGTCCTGTTCGCGATCGGCCGGCTCCCCGGCTGGATCGCGCACTGGAAGGAGATGATGGAGGACCCGCGCACGAAGATCGGCCGGCCCCGCCAGATCTACGTGGGCGAGGTCGAGCAGGAGTACGTCCCGATCGACGAGCGCTGA
- a CDS encoding cytochrome P450 yields MTYDIETEYREIDFFTGQPYGMWERARSECPVIRHESSAFDHRPNYQITRFDDCEKVLRDWETFSSSINGEQIGQYMGELILAMNGKEHRQYRNLVAKAFRASVLERWDAELVAPVVNELLDRIAPLGRADLVRDLTTKYPVQVICGIVGVPLADHEQFHRWAEEINTGPLHPDVGMAASRAMRAYLEPIVEDRRRNPGGDLISELVTAEIDGERLTDEKIYGFLRLLLPAGAETTFRVLGNCLTALLTHTDVMARVRDDRDLIPAVIEETLRWETSVTMVSRVTTHDVEVAGCPIPGGSPVNVVTASANHDEDRWPDADEWRIDREPKPHLAFGTGPHQCLGMHLARLELRVALNAVLDRLPNLRLDPDRPAPSIQGLAFRGPAALDVLFDPVPA; encoded by the coding sequence ATGACGTACGACATCGAGACCGAGTACCGCGAGATCGACTTCTTCACGGGGCAGCCGTACGGGATGTGGGAGCGGGCCCGCTCGGAGTGCCCCGTGATCCGTCACGAGTCGTCTGCGTTCGACCATCGCCCGAACTACCAGATCACCCGCTTCGACGACTGCGAGAAGGTGCTGCGCGACTGGGAGACGTTCTCGTCGTCGATCAACGGGGAGCAGATCGGTCAGTACATGGGCGAGCTGATCCTCGCGATGAACGGCAAGGAGCACCGCCAGTACCGCAACCTCGTCGCCAAGGCGTTCCGCGCGTCGGTGCTGGAGCGCTGGGACGCCGAGCTCGTCGCGCCAGTCGTCAACGAGCTGCTCGACCGGATCGCGCCACTCGGTCGCGCCGACCTCGTGCGCGACCTGACGACCAAGTACCCGGTCCAGGTGATCTGCGGCATCGTCGGTGTGCCGCTCGCGGACCACGAGCAGTTCCACCGGTGGGCCGAGGAGATCAACACGGGACCGCTGCACCCCGACGTCGGCATGGCCGCGTCGCGTGCGATGCGCGCCTACCTCGAGCCGATCGTCGAGGACCGGCGGCGCAACCCCGGCGGCGACCTCATCAGCGAGCTCGTGACCGCGGAGATCGACGGCGAGCGTCTCACCGACGAGAAGATCTACGGGTTCCTCCGCCTGCTCCTGCCCGCGGGTGCGGAGACGACGTTCCGCGTGCTCGGCAACTGCCTCACCGCGCTGCTGACGCACACCGACGTGATGGCGCGTGTGCGCGACGACCGCGACCTGATCCCCGCGGTCATCGAGGAGACGTTGCGCTGGGAGACGTCCGTGACGATGGTGTCGCGGGTGACGACGCACGACGTCGAGGTCGCGGGTTGCCCCATCCCGGGCGGGTCGCCCGTCAACGTCGTCACCGCGTCCGCGAACCACGACGAGGACCGTTGGCCGGATGCCGACGAGTGGCGCATCGACCGCGAGCCGAAGCCGCACCTCGCGTTCGGGACCGGTCCGCACCAGTGCCTCGGGATGCACCTCGCCCGGCTCGAGCTGCGCGTCGCGCTCAACGCCGTGCTCGACCGGCTCCCGAACCTCCGGCTCGACCCCGACCGGCCGGCGCCCAGCATCCAGGGCCTCGCGTTCCGCGGTCCGGCGGCGCTCGACGTCCTGTTCGACCCGGTTCCCGCGTAA